The sequence TCGCGCTGCGCATGTCTTTTAATGTCGCTTGTGAAATTTCATTCATTTTCTCGGTTCCCTCATAAATGATCTCTTCCACCAAACCTTTGTCGGCCTCATACTCGCGGCGTTTTTCGCGAATCGGATCGAGAAATCTGTTGATGGCTATAATGAGCTTTTCCTTTACCTCTACATCCCCTACCCGTCCTTCACGGTAACGCGTTTTGAGGTCTTCGACCTCATCGCGCAGCGGATTGAAAATGTCGTGATAAATAAAGACGGGATTGCCTTCTACCTTACCTGGCATATGGGCGTGCACGCGGTTTGGATCGGTATACATGCCCTTAACCTTTTTCTCGACCATTTTGGGATCATCAGACAAGAAAATGGCGTTATTGGCCGATTTGCTCATCTTGCCTTTGCCGTCCGTTCCGATCAAGGTCGGCGTTTCGCTCAATAAAACTTCAGGTAAAGGAAAAACGTCCCCGTAGTATTGATTGAAGCGGCGGGCAATATCGCGCGCCAGCTCGATGTGGGCCTCATTATCTTTACCCACGGGAACCAGATGGGCTTTTGGCATGAGGATATCTGCCGTCTGCAGCACGGGGTAGCCGATCAAGCCAAAGGGAATGGCATCGCTTTCTAAATGCGCATTGCGCGCCATCTCTTTTAAGCTTGGCAATCCTGTCAAGCGATTGAGTGAGATAAGCATCTCAAAAATTAAATTCATCTCGTAAACGGCAGGCGTTGCCGACTGCAGATAAATCGTCGACTTCTTAGGATCGATGCCGCATGCCAAATAATCCAGGACCATTAAACGCGCATTTTCGCGCAATTGCAAAATGTCGTCTTTTGAGGGCTTGGTCGTTAGGGTATGCAAATCGGCAATAATGAAATAACATTCATAAGTATTTTGCAGGGCCACACGGTTTTTCAATGATCCGACATAATGGCCTAAATGCAAAAGTCCGGTTGGGCGGTCGCCCGTTAAAATGCGTTTTTTTTCTGTCATGATTTTTTCACTCTTTTGTTCTAAGAAACTATCCACACTCCCAAATAAATAGGCTTTGCTGCTCAATTTAGTTAGAAATGCGGAAAAAATTTTCACGCGTTTGTAACTAAATTGAGCCGGCCAATCATCCTATTTCCGATTGTGGACAGTCTCTAAATGTGGCTTGTTTACAATCCATCCGCCTTTATTGACGACTTCTAGGGTAATAACAGTTAAAGAAACAACGAAAGCCAATCCCAATG is a genomic window of Candidatus Protochlamydia phocaeensis containing:
- the trpS gene encoding tryptophan--tRNA ligase, whose translation is MTEKKRILTGDRPTGLLHLGHYVGSLKNRVALQNTYECYFIIADLHTLTTKPSKDDILQLRENARLMVLDYLACGIDPKKSTIYLQSATPAVYEMNLIFEMLISLNRLTGLPSLKEMARNAHLESDAIPFGLIGYPVLQTADILMPKAHLVPVGKDNEAHIELARDIARRFNQYYGDVFPLPEVLLSETPTLIGTDGKGKMSKSANNAIFLSDDPKMVEKKVKGMYTDPNRVHAHMPGKVEGNPVFIYHDIFNPLRDEVEDLKTRYREGRVGDVEVKEKLIIAINRFLDPIREKRREYEADKGLVEEIIYEGTEKMNEISQATLKDMRSAMGIGGAWNKISRVARERKKQAIGSS